GTCGAGTGCGGCAAGCGGTACGACCGGCAGGGTGCCGACGAACTGGTCTTTCTGGATATTACAGCCTCTTCCGATGACCGCCACATCATGGTCGAGGTGGTTCAGCGGGTTGCCGAGTCCGTTTTCATCCCATTCACGGTCGGGGGAGGGATTCGCGACACCGGCGGCGTGCAGGAAATATTGCGGGCCGGCGCCGACAAGGTGTCCCTGAACACGGCAGCCGTGAAGAATCCCCAACTGGTCCGGGCGGGAGCGGAGAAATTCGGCAGTCAATGCATGGTGGTTGCCATTGACGCCAAGCGGACCGTCGCCGGCCGCAATCCCGCATGGGAGGTCTATATCCATGGCGGCCGGACGCCCACCGGCCTGGATGCGCTGGACTGGGCCGAGCAGGCGGAATCGTTGGGGGCCGGCGAAATCCTGCTGACCAGCATGGACCGGGATGGCACCCAGGTGGGCTATGATCTGGAGTTGCTGCAAGCCGTGACCTCTCGGGTAGGGATTCCCGTGATCGCGTCGGGAGGGGTGGGGACTCTGGAACACCTCTTCCAGGGCCTGACCCAGGGCGGCGCCCACGCCGCCCTGGCGGCTTCCATCTTTCACTTCGGCACCCACACCCTCCAGCAGGCCAAGGATTATCTCAGGGCGCGTGGAGTGGTGGTTCGCTGAGCTTTCGGGAAGAAATCATGTCAACAAGCCAAGCCGAGGAGATACTCTCCCGGATGAAATTCGATGCCAACGGCCTGATCCCGGCCATCGTGCAGGATGCCTCTACCCGGCAGATCCTGACGGTGGCCTACATGAATCGCGAAACGGCCAAGCTGTCGCTGACCCGAGGCGAGACCTACTTCTGGAGTCGCAGCCGCCAGGAGATCTGGCACAAGGGCGAGACCTCCGGAAACACCCAGAAGATCGCCGAGATGCATCTGGACTGCGATGGGGATGCGCTGGTGGTGTTGGTTCACCCCAGGGGCCCGGCCTGCCACACCGGGGCGGAGACCTGCTTTCACCACCGGCTCGTTTCCGAGGTCCCGGGTGGTGAAACGCCGCTTGGCCGGTTCCCGGAAACGGTGGACCGGCTGATAAAGACGATCAAGGACCGCCGCAAGCACCGTCCCGAAGGGTCCTACACCAGCTATCTCTTTACCCAGGGTCGGGACAAGATTCTCAAGAAGATCGGCGAGGAGTCGGCCGAGACCATCATCGCAGCCAAGAACCGGTCCAGGAAGGAGTTGACCGCGGAGAGCGCCGACCTTTTCTATCATCTGCTGGTGCTGCTGGCCAACGAGGAGGTCGAGTTCGAAGAGGTGCTGGGCGAACTCGACAGAAGATCCGGAAAAGGGCCGGC
This genomic window from Acidobacteriota bacterium contains:
- the hisIE gene encoding bifunctional phosphoribosyl-AMP cyclohydrolase/phosphoribosyl-ATP diphosphatase HisIE gives rise to the protein MSTSQAEEILSRMKFDANGLIPAIVQDASTRQILTVAYMNRETAKLSLTRGETYFWSRSRQEIWHKGETSGNTQKIAEMHLDCDGDALVVLVHPRGPACHTGAETCFHHRLVSEVPGGETPLGRFPETVDRLIKTIKDRRKHRPEGSYTSYLFTQGRDKILKKIGEESAETIIAAKNRSRKELTAESADLFYHLLVLLANEEVEFEEVLGELDRRSGKGPAAPPERK
- the hisF gene encoding imidazole glycerol phosphate synthase subunit HisF; its protein translation is MLAKRIIPCLDVDRGRVVKGVHFVDLVDAGDPVECGKRYDRQGADELVFLDITASSDDRHIMVEVVQRVAESVFIPFTVGGGIRDTGGVQEILRAGADKVSLNTAAVKNPQLVRAGAEKFGSQCMVVAIDAKRTVAGRNPAWEVYIHGGRTPTGLDALDWAEQAESLGAGEILLTSMDRDGTQVGYDLELLQAVTSRVGIPVIASGGVGTLEHLFQGLTQGGAHAALAASIFHFGTHTLQQAKDYLRARGVVVR